A genomic segment from Actinomycetota bacterium encodes:
- a CDS encoding DUF2267 domain-containing protein, whose translation MTERIKVGDHLRRSRVQEETSPTDPRREGAMRMLREEFLRKVKEAAGLDTVSQADRAVRAVVAVLKAELPAEQAEMIAAALPEDLKQGWEMVDAYPADILEREDLYYEGSEATPEKERPSITPG comes from the coding sequence ATGACGGAAAGAATTAAAGTAGGGGATCATTTGCGGCGGTCGCGGGTGCAGGAGGAGACATCCCCGACGGATCCGCGGAGAGAGGGGGCGATGAGGATGCTGCGGGAGGAGTTCCTGAGGAAGGTCAAGGAGGCCGCGGGGCTGGACACCGTGAGCCAGGCGGACCGGGCGGTGAGGGCCGTGGTGGCCGTGCTCAAGGCCGAACTGCCCGCGGAACAGGCGGAGATGATCGCCGCCGCCCTCCCAGAGGACCTGAAGCAGGGATGGGAGATGGTGGATGCCTACCCGGCGGATATCCTGGAGAGGGAGGACCTCTACTACGAGGGATCGGAGGCCACCCCAGAGAAAGAACGGCCTTCCATCACCCCCGGATGA